CGCGTGACGACCGTGATTGACGAGCTGCCCGAGGAGGTAATCAAGGCCGGCGTGACGACGGAGAAAGAGGTAAACTCCATGCTGCTCTACCTCAACATTACGAGCGATGATAAGTCGGCGGGCGAGAAGTTTATCTACAACTTCGCCGACATCAACGTATTGCAGGAGCTGAAGCGCATCAACGGCGTGGGGTTTGCCGAGATTATGGGCTCGCGCGAGTACTCGATGCGGGTGTGGCTGAAGCCCGACCGCATGGCCGCCTACCAGGTGGGCACCGACGAGATTGTGGCCGCCATTCGGGCCCAGAACGTGGAGGCCGCCCCCGGCAAATCGGGCGAAAGCTCGGGCGGCAAGGCCCAGCAGTTGCAGTACGTGCTGCGCTACACCGGCAAGTTGTTCGAGCCCGACCAGTACCGCAACATCGTGCTGCGCTCGAACCCCGACGGCTCGGTGCTGCGCCTAAAAGCGGTGGCCGACGTGGAATTTGGCTCGCTTACCTACGGCATGTCGTCGAAGAACGACGGGCAGCCCTCGGCGGCCATCATGCTGAAGCAGCGGCCCGGCTCGAACGCCAGTGAGGTGATTGCCAACGTGAAAGCCCGCATGGCCGAGCTGCAAGCCACCAGCTTTCCGCCCGGCATGAAGTACAGCATTTCGTACGACGTGTCGCGCTTCCTCGACGCCAGCATTCACGAGGTGCTGCGCACGCTGGTGGAGGCGTTCGTGCTGGTATTCATCATCGTGTACCTGTTTTTGCAGGACTGGCGCTCCACGCTCATTCCGGCGCTGGCCGTGCCGGTGGCGCTCATCGGCACGCTGGCCTTCATGCAGATGCTGGGCTTTTCGATTAACCTGCTCACGCTCTTCGCGTTAGTGCTGGCCATCGGCATCGTGGTCGATAACGCCATTGTGGTGGTGGAGGCCGTGCACGCCAAGATGCAGGAGAAGCACATGGACGCCCGCGCCGCCACCTACGAGGCCATGCACGAAATCAGCAGCTCGCTGATTGCCATCACGTTGGTGATGTCGGCGGTGTTCATCCCGGTGTCGTTCATGGATGGGCCGGTGGGCGTGTTCTACCGCCAGTTCTCGCTCACGCTGGCCATCGCCATCGTCATTTCGGGCGTCAATGCAGTGACGCTGACACCGGCATTGTGCGCGCTCATGCTCAAGCACCAGGAGGGCGAACGCACGGGTTTAGTGGGCAAGTTTTTCAAAGGTTTTAATAACAAGTATGAAGGCCTCGCCAATGGCTACCAGAAGCTGCTGCACGGCATTGCCGGCCGCCGCGTGGTGACGCTGGGGGCCCTGCTCCTGTTTTTCGGGGCCACCTGGGGCATCAGCCGCATCCTGCCCTCGGGCTTCATCCCGACCGAGGACCAGGGCATGGTGTACATCAACGTGACCACGCCCGCCGGGGCCACCGTGGAGCGCACCGAGGCCGTGCTGGCCCAGGTGCAGCGCATTGCCCAGAAGCTCAAGCCAGTAGAATCGGTTTCGACGCTGGCCGGGTATAGTCTGGTAAACGAAGTGGCCGGCGCCAGCTACGGCATGGGCATGATTAACCTCAAGGGCTGGGAAGAGCGCGACCAGTCGGTGGCCGAGTTTATTAAAGAGCTGGAAGAGAAGACCAAAGGCATCGCCGATGCCGACATTCAGTTCCTGCCGCCGCCCACGGTGCCGGGCTTCGGCAACAGCAGCGGCTTCGAGCTGCGGCTGCTGGACAAGTCGGGCCGCGGCGACTTGCAGCAGACGGCCAAGGTGTCGAAAACTTTTCTGGCGGCGCTGCAAAAGGAACCGGCCATCAACGGCGCCTTCACCGGTTTCGACCCCAACTTCCCGCAGTACCTCATCCACGTAGACCAGGACATGGCCGCCAAAAAGGGCGTGACCGTGGACCAGGCCATGAGCACCCTGCAAACGCTGCTCGGCAGCTACTACGCCAGCAATTTCATTCGCTTCGGCCAGATGTACAAGGTGATGGTGCAGGCCAGCCCCGAGTACCGCGGCCGACCTGACGACCTGCTGGCCCTGCACGTCAAAAACAACCGCGGCGAGCTGGTGCCCTTCTCCACGTTCGTGCGGTTGGAGCGCGTGTTTGGCCCCGACCAGCTGACGCGCTACAACATGTACACCTCGGCCATGATCAACGGCGACGCCGCCGCCGGCCACAGCTCGGGCGACGCCATTACGGCCATCCAGCGGGTAGCAGCCAAGGTGCTCCCCAAAGGCTTCTCCTATGAGTGGAGCGGCATGACGCGCGAGCAAATTTTGAGCGGCGACCAGGCGCTCTACGTGTTCGCGCTCGTGTTGGTATTCGTGTACCTGCTGTTGGCCGCGCAGTACGAAAGCCTGTTGCTGCCGCTGCCCGTGCTACTGAGCCTGCCCACCGGCGTGTTTGGCGCCTTCTTGAGCCTCAAGCTGTTGGGCCTCGAAAATAACATTTATGCCCAGGTGGCGCTGGTGATGCTCATCGGCCTGCTGGGCAAAAACGCCATCCTCGTCATTGAGTTTGCCGAGCAGCGCCGCCGCGCCGGGGCCACCGTGCTGGAGGCCGCCGTGCTGGGGGCCGTGTCGCGCCTGCGGCCGATTCTGATGACCTCGTTCGCCTTCATCGCGGGCCTCATTCCGCTGGTGACGGCCAGCGGCGCGGGGGCCCTGGGCAACCGCTCCATTGGCACGGCCGCGGCGGGCGGCATGCTCATCGGCACCGTGTTTGGCATGGTGCTGATACCGGGGCTCTACGTGCTGTTTGCCAGCTTCGAGAAGGTGAAGAACCTGGATGCCGACGCCCCAAACACAACGCCCACCCCGGCCGCGCGCCCCGAACCGGCGGCCGCGTTGGTGGCCCATTAAGGGCGCCTACCGCCCGCCTCGCTTCTCCCCCACGACAACCCGTTTTGCATGCGCCCGCT
This genomic stretch from Hymenobacter sp. PAMC 26628 harbors:
- a CDS encoding efflux RND transporter permease subunit produces the protein MFDIFIRRPILSLVISVFLVLLGGLALFTLPITQFPDIVPPSVTVTAKYTGANAEVCAKAVATPLERAINGVPGMTYMNSVSSNNGVTLITVFFEVGTDPDLAAVGVQNRVTTVIDELPEEVIKAGVTTEKEVNSMLLYLNITSDDKSAGEKFIYNFADINVLQELKRINGVGFAEIMGSREYSMRVWLKPDRMAAYQVGTDEIVAAIRAQNVEAAPGKSGESSGGKAQQLQYVLRYTGKLFEPDQYRNIVLRSNPDGSVLRLKAVADVEFGSLTYGMSSKNDGQPSAAIMLKQRPGSNASEVIANVKARMAELQATSFPPGMKYSISYDVSRFLDASIHEVLRTLVEAFVLVFIIVYLFLQDWRSTLIPALAVPVALIGTLAFMQMLGFSINLLTLFALVLAIGIVVDNAIVVVEAVHAKMQEKHMDARAATYEAMHEISSSLIAITLVMSAVFIPVSFMDGPVGVFYRQFSLTLAIAIVISGVNAVTLTPALCALMLKHQEGERTGLVGKFFKGFNNKYEGLANGYQKLLHGIAGRRVVTLGALLLFFGATWGISRILPSGFIPTEDQGMVYINVTTPAGATVERTEAVLAQVQRIAQKLKPVESVSTLAGYSLVNEVAGASYGMGMINLKGWEERDQSVAEFIKELEEKTKGIADADIQFLPPPTVPGFGNSSGFELRLLDKSGRGDLQQTAKVSKTFLAALQKEPAINGAFTGFDPNFPQYLIHVDQDMAAKKGVTVDQAMSTLQTLLGSYYASNFIRFGQMYKVMVQASPEYRGRPDDLLALHVKNNRGELVPFSTFVRLERVFGPDQLTRYNMYTSAMINGDAAAGHSSGDAITAIQRVAAKVLPKGFSYEWSGMTREQILSGDQALYVFALVLVFVYLLLAAQYESLLLPLPVLLSLPTGVFGAFLSLKLLGLENNIYAQVALVMLIGLLGKNAILVIEFAEQRRRAGATVLEAAVLGAVSRLRPILMTSFAFIAGLIPLVTASGAGALGNRSIGTAAAGGMLIGTVFGMVLIPGLYVLFASFEKVKNLDADAPNTTPTPAARPEPAAALVAH